catagttagttacatttacaactttaagaaaaagtataaaaatgaaaataaaaataacaataaaaaagttatttgcATAAaacgtccctgtggtttgcacACTAAGTTGCACAAAACGTCCTTGTGGTTTTCACACTAAGTTGCACAAAATGTCCttgtgaagaagaaaaagacgAAAAATCCCTCACATGTGGGGCACGTAATGCCATTTAACGGAGAGAATTTGACGTTGTTTCTGAAAAGGATGTAACTTGCTAATAAAACTTGAATTAGGGAcgaaaaccactaaaaaaatcTTGGAGGGATGTAAACCACGAATTTGTGTAAACCACAGGAACATTTTAtgcaattaactttttttttcttttttgatttttttttgttctattgcacatatacaatatatgtattcgttactataaacttttaaaaacttttgtCGTATTGACTTTAGACGAACATGTATTTCATATGCCAAAGTTTTTAGCTAACAAATATAACGACACATCATCAATGACAAAACTTAATCACAATAGTTGAAACCTCGCAATATGCAAAAGTAACCTAATGTGATTTTGCCGTTAAACAAACTAGCATGGTACACGCGCAAATGTGGCGGTGGTCATGCTGTGGTGGTGAGGGCAattgttggtggtagaggcggCGTCAAGTTGGGTTAATcattaacgtaaaagtaattgacagggttaataaaaatattttaaaagataaagggcgaataatgtaatttaatcattaacgACATTTTAGACAATTGccccatgtaacttttaataagggggctatttcttttataatataatatagatatatatgtagttttaggtaaaataaaacaagtattaaaataaaacaaataaaacaataggtttctatttactgaaaatcactgtgcatcatTAAAATCGTTTTGTATCAATTGTTTCATGATTCTTTATGCATCAatctaaccatgatctaagggtcaagatcttatcttatttattttactttaatatttgtcttACAATACCCAAtctttatgtatgtatttgaaACAAACCTATCAAGAGTAGTTACAATACCCGACCCCTTTGATACAAACCTATCAAGAACAGTTGCAACCCCTGCAACGCCGGGGGCAAGTTTTACTAGTTCATAATAAGtgaatgggttgaaattgcattctgtgaaataaaaaataaaaaaaatcttttaaggATATTCAAAGAGACAATTGGTGCAATAAGTATAGAACTGGTATTTTAATGAGTGTGTCTAATTAACCTGGATTCTTCCATCAGAATAACAGGCAAAGTGCATTTCTCCATCAGCATCTGAGGCCAGGGATGTGATTTTGGCATTCTTGATGGAAGCAACTCGTGTtaacctttctttcaaccacacctcAATTATCCCATTTTTTTGTCTTGAGTATATATCCAATTTATATATGCTCCTTAATAAATATTCTTGAGCATATATCCAACTCGAGTTTACCAACAATTTTCTTGCTCCTTAGTAAACTGTCTTTGTTGTATATTTTTGCAAATCGACTTCGTGAAATGTTTTCACAGCAGCCTGAGAATATGTCAAAATAACTTCTAAAACCATCTATATTATTAAGTTTTGTCAATATGTTATTTCTAAGGAAAGAATTATTAACAAAAGTGGCAATTCCCCACCTGCTTACTATGATCAAATAATGCACTAGAAAGGAAATAGGTCAATTATGTGAAGAGTATTCTGGAGTGGCGTTTTAATGCACAAAACCTCcttatcattttatataatctGATGTATTAGACTGAAATAATATAACTATCGTAAAGATATTTATCACACTAGTTTTCATAAAGATTTCATAGGGCACAGATGTTTCGGGTCAAGCTCAACCTCCCTGACCAGGGTCAACTGACAATTTTGCACTGCTCTATATAACGCTCACCTGTATGCTGAAAGCACTGCATCCGCAATATAGCTTATTTCCAATAAAGGCAATGCTCTTGACCGTTTGTTTGATGTTGATGTTCTAGACTACTCCAGACCACCCACAAATCTATAAAGATGCTAATTTAGTCGGCACTTTGTTATTTCATTTTTGTTGCTTCGACTTTCTTCACTTTGACTAGAGACCTAAACTTAACTCCAGCACCTTGATAGAAAAAATATGCATAATTTGCATCAGCTGTCAACCCATGGACTGATGGACTGCCTCTTTAACATCATGAACTTGAATACAGTGAATTTCTTCCTCTTTGATTACCCATATCTGTTGGATTATAGAAGAAgaatattattatgtttttagtaAGCAATAGAAGAAGAGTATTAGTTTAAATTGATTATCAAGTACATGAATTggaattgattttttttatatttgatttctACTAGAGCATACTTGTTAGATATGGGGAAACAGATGGTCGGGCATCAAAATTGGTTTTGTGTTAAAACAGGCTATTATTTCTAatttgggttgggttgacccacaTACATTTTCGGtccatttattttattaaaaagttatgCTTTATTTAAGATATCAAAAACTACGATATTTGACGTTTCTTTAACTTTGACCTGTTTCCCAGTTAACTAAAACCTTTGATAGACCATAACACTGGTTCACACTTCACTCATTCAAGATAAACATGCTGAAATTGCTGCATCTGGTATTTGTAACAACAAACAATGGAGTAAAAGGTCATATAAATTGAAACAGGTATACCCGAATAGTCTTCTCCAAAGAGCCACTATAAAGCTTATTGCTTGAAGGAGAAACATAGAGACAAGTAACAGCCTTTGCATGTTCACGAACATCCTGCATCAACCGTAATGTCTTTTTACCTGTATCGCATACCTATATACAAAATTTGAGTGTCAGATATTCACAACCACATAAAGACTAATTTAAGAAGATGGACGTAGAAGAGGTAAATTTATGCATCAACAGAGTGAGCTGCTAATTAGTTGAAAACTCGACTTTTATAACATCACCTTAATTCCATCAGAATGGTTGTTTATCAGTCGACCTTTTAGGCTAAGCAAAGATAGAACCTCCCCgttcattgatgtatctgactcaAATCCTTCTGAAGAATTCCAAATATCTGCCTGGAGTTCACATTGTCAGGAAAATTGATGTTTAGAGTTTAATTACAATATTTTAGTACTTCCCTCACCGCATTGACAGATAGCAAATCAATCAAAGTTCTCATTATGTCATTGACAACCACAGAGCTCCTCTTAAGCTTTTTCAAGGTTTTGTACATGCATTTAGCATAGCCACCAAGTTCAAGAAGAGCACCTGGGACAAGATATACAAGTTATTTATACGATTTTATACCGAGTAGCACAGTAATTATGAAGCCACTACTTAGATGTGACAAAATGGGCTGGCTTCTGGTTAGTATAAAGGGGCCAAAACAATTGTGTTTGGGTCGGGTAGGGACTTCTTTGAACCAAAAATCTTCATATCCaaatttttgtaacttttgttaGAAATAATTAGCCTgctaaatatgattacaaagttCTATGaagtctttttttattttatttttacatcatAACCCTTACGGGGTGGGACGATGGGGATCCAATGTGGTTCTGGGGACAAGGTGCCCTCCTTTACCCTTTTcaataataatgtttttatgataaaaaagtTTAGCaggttttatgtattaaaaatatacttcGAGTAATTTCAATCCATTCGACCCGTGTCCACTCATTCATAAGTTAATTGGTCAAAACTGGATGGTATGGCGATGTTGGCAGAGACTGATTTTAACTAGATCACTAATGAAGCTTCTCAGAGCAACACTGCAACAGTCGCCAAAATCTTTTGCTCAAGATTCTTAAATGATTGTAGAATGTGTATGAGAAGCCTTACAAGAAATTTCTCTAAAGCATAGAAAATATGACCTTCTCATCACATAAGCTTCATTGTCAGATTCCTCATTtttctccccccccccccccccccccccccccccccccccaagggAAAAACAGTAGTAATTATAAGTTATATTCACTCAAAAAACTGATCAATTTTGACGTATGGAGATGCAATAAAACTGTTTATCTCTTACTTGAATATCCCATACAGTTTCAGGTGAAAATAAACGCATAGGTTTTACTTCTCACCGTGCAGTCAAATAATAAGAGATGGATAATGACACAAAAACTTCAACTAGTACGTGCCACCGAAATAAAAAGAAGTGCACTGGCAAAGCTATTAGGGGAAAGTTAATATGGAGTCGAGTGAGTACTTAATTGCTCGGCATGTTAAACCGATGATTTCAAGCAGAATAGCAAGCAAATCAAAAAAGTGTAAGTGTGACAAATATGAAATTACAAAAATGTATCAAGACATTTTGTCAAACACTTAGAGTGcaataaacatacaaatcaGAAGAAGAGAGGCAGAGAAATTCAAATTTAATGAGCTAacatcttaataaaaaaaaaagcaactgCTTCCATAAAAAAGAAGACAAAAGGATTAGATTCTTACTAATTTTGTAATTCATCATCTATCTTGATGCAGGGGATGTGGGAGATTTTGGACCAGTAGTTATTGTTGAAGAACCCTCCTTTACTCGTCTTTTCTTTCAGTATTGGGCATTCATCAATATCCAAACTCAGGAGTGAAGGCAACAGCTTCTCTGGTAGATCTTTTAACTTTGGGCAATTCAAAATCTTTAGATGTCGGAGGGAGGTAAGGTGTTCAAGTCCCACTGAAACTGTTTCCAAATTCTCGAAAGCACATATGGTAAGATTAGTAAGAGTTAAAGGAAAAAGATGAGGAGACAATCGACTCAGATTCTTCACCTCATAATCATTTTCTCCCCAAAATAACGTTAGTTTAACAAGCGAGGTGGGAAAATTCTGTGGGCCCCACTCTGATATGGGCTTCTTCAACCCTCCGATGGAAAGAATAGTCAATTTGGGAGGCCAATGTCCACGTGGAAAACAACCATCTATGCTTGAACAATGAGCTATACATAGAGTTGTTAACGAGGTGAGATTTGGTAGCTCAAGGTCTGGAAATGACTCCATATTCTCACAATCCAATATGAACAGGGAGGTGAGGTGATTAGAGTTCAATAATCGATTCATTGATTTCAGATTTGGCCAACCGGTTATACGTACAAATTCAACCATTGATTTGTTGTTGGTATTTTCTCCCCAACCCAGCAACTCATTGCAATCTATAATTCTAAGTACCTTGAGCTTCTCCATTCCTCCTCCTGTTGGGAATGAGACACGTGTAATTGAACTACATTCAACAATTTTCAATGTCTCAATACTACCTGGACAACTGCATTCCTTCAAGTTATCGCAATTCTCTAGTTCCAAAATCCTTAAAGATGTTAGCAGATTGCTCCTACTATCCTCCTCCTCTTTCTCTCCTAATCTCACAAATTCTGAACATCCTTTAACTTTCAAGTgccttaaattcaaaagatccTTACTTGCCTCTTCCTCTGATTCCCACATGTATCTTATTTCATTACAAGACTCGACCCATAAATGATCAATTGCCCTTAGATTCTTTATAACACCTCTCCACACCTCATCACTAAGCCCTGCAATATTCTTTATCGACAACATAGTGACTGAAGAAGCTACACGGACCATACTTCTTAACACAACATCACCACAGTCATATATCATTAGAGTTCTCAATGAAGGTAGTGCTTCAAGTGAGATGTCAACTAATTCAGGACAACCAATTATACAAATATGTTGAAGGCATGGTAACACTTCATCAGCAATCCCGTTATAGGTTGACCATACCCCCCAACACGGCATATCTTTAAACGCTAAAATTTCAAGTGAAGGGAATGCAACACCACTAGTCCCAAGAAACTCTGAACCTATGACTTTAACCTCCTTCATGCCTTGAATTGCCAACTCCTTTAGTGATTGTAGCTTCCCAAGTGCAGGCAAAGACTTACAATTTTTACAGTCACCTATCACAACTCTGACCAACTTGTGAAAGGAGGGATCACCTACCCAGTTTGGAAACTTTGTTCCCggataagacaagattttgaatttCTTCAAAGCATCATTACAAGGCTTCAATTCATAAAGGACCTCATTTTCAAATGCTTCATTTCGAGAATCATCAGATACATCATTCCATACCAACATTAACTCAGTAAGCCTTTTTGTTGATAAGCTTGCGTCCCGTGCATGCCTTGAATCTTGCACTTTTTCCAACCCCTCGATGCAAATCTTCCCCTCGAGATTCTTTAACTCTTTGAGCTCAGTTATTGTAAAACCATCATTTCCTTCCATGACGATCTTGCTAAGTGTTTGTAGGCTATTCAACTCACCAATTCCAAAGGGCATCTGATTCAACAATGGAGTGTCTCTAATGTCAAGATGTCGCAAAATTTTTAGCTTTGAAAAGCTCTTCGGCAACTTACATAATTTATGACAACCAAAAACAATCAGTGATTGTAAATTATAAAGATTGCCCACATTTTCTGGTAGTTCTTTGATATTGGTTTGCGATAAGTTAAGATACCTCAAGTGCTTCAAACGACCAACACATTCCGGTACCTCACTTATCTGAAAGCCGTTTAACGAAAGAACCCTCAACAGTGGTAACACAGGAAGTAAGTCAACCAAAATCATATTCGATAAGTAGAAGCAATCAGAAGTTTCTTTCACCCCAATAGACACTGCCAAAAATGTTCTCAAGTTCTTGGCACTTTTAAATGCCTCGAACTTCTGGTAACCAACAAATTTCTCACGAATAAATGACATATGTCGGTACTTTGCCAAAGTTTTCGTCTTCCCGTCATCGAACCTTAGAAAAAAATCTTCAGCAATAAATGTGGCCAAGTCATTCAAGAGGTCGTGCATCACAAACAATGATTCATCATTAGGTGCATGTTGAAAAAATGACCTCGATAGGAGCTCTTCAAAATATTCATAGCCAACGGATTCTTCGGTTAATTCGCTTCCACCTGATTTCTTAATGAAACCTTCTGCTACCCACAACAAAACCAACTCCTTCTTGTCAAACAGAAAGTCCTTGGGGAAAAAGGAACAATATGCAAACAATTGTTTCAAACATGCTGAAAGCTCTAAGTAGCTTAGCCTAAGGGCAGGAACAATATTATCATGGATTTGCCATATCTTGCTCTTTAGCATGTGCTGCCAATATTGTTCACTTATATTTCTCTTTAGTAGCCTTCCAACCACTTTCAAAGCTAAAGGCAAATGCCCACAGTTTTTCACAATAACTTCACCATGAGGTTTGAGATCCGTGTGTGAATCAAAGTTATCAACATCCAATGCATGTCGAGCAAGTAAAGACATAGCATCATCATGTGACAAACTCCCCAGCTTATTTAGATGATCAAAACCTATTTGTTTGAGCAATCCCTCCTTTCGGGTTGTCATGATTACTTTACTTCCCGGGGCTCCTGAATGAAACGGCTTTACTAGGTTCTCCCAATCAACATACTTTTCACTCCAAATGTCATCTAGCACTACTAGAAATCGTTTCTCCTTAAGTTGATCAGAAAGAGCTATTTGAACCTCATTTAAATCTTTAAACTCCTTGTTTTTACTAGCCATTGCTCGAAAGATGGTTTCAGTTATcttaaaaacatcaaaatcatCAGAAACACACACCCATGCATGGAGTTTAAAGTGATCTTTTACTTTTGTTTCATTGTACAAACTTCTAGCTAAAGTGGTTTTACCAACCCCACCCATGCCAACTATCGGTATAACACTAAAGTTTTCCTTACATGGCTCATCTCCCAACAACTTATGGAGCAATTCCACTTTTTCTCCTTTTCGTCCAATAATTTCGGATGAATCTGGCAAAGAGGTTTCGTTTCTTCTACTAGTCTCATATTTTGGCATTTCATCTTTCTTAATCAAACCTAGAGACTGTTTTTCCTTTTCTAGATCCTGTAACTTGGAGGCAATGATATCTAACTTGTGATGCAGTTTACTACTTAGTTTCAAGTTAGTGCAGCAAGTGGGGATGAACTTTGTAATTACCTTGCTGGTGGTTGCACCTGACGAGTCATGATGGTCAGTCAGCTCATGATGCATAGCATCAGTGGCCAAACCATCAAGTAAGTCATCAATATCATAAGCCAAATGTTTGAGACTATTGAGCCATTGTCTGACATCTTTATCGGCAGTTTCTTTTTCAGCAGCATCATTAAGGAGATCTTGAATCTTGGACAATTTCTTGCCCAAGTTCTTGATCTCGGATTGGATTCCCTGTGCCCGAACGATCTGCTTCAAGGCTTCATCTCCCAGTTTCTGAAAAACGACTTTGATCAGTTCTGTTGCAATCAATTCAGCCATTGTTTAATTTGTATTGTGGTCAATAATGTTTAAAATATAGtaaagtttaaaagaaaatatgatgTTTAATATAGTGATGGTGTGTAGATCATTATTATATggtgggatatatatatatatattaaaaaatgaatGGACATAGAAAGACACTGATTTCAGCCATATGAATGGACATATAAAGTGAATGGCCGCCAATTAATAATTTCATAAAGGTTTTTCTTGAATTGGTGAATGGGTATTATAACCTGCCATACCTTGTAAAAAGACTCCAATACCATATACAGATAGTCACATacatactaaattttaaataattgtcGATTAccttttttatcttttagttaatacatataaacatcatCTATACATTCAGCAACTTAATACACAGACTACTTAATGATTAAACAAGTGGACCCTTTGTCTTAGATGGAGTGACAACTTTTGAATGTGTTGCATCACTgcccttgattttcatcaaGGGTCAAAATGTccccaacttgactcaagttataaaaataaatctttCTCCTAAataaatgtatgtgtttttatatcttctttagaagtatttttaaaatattatgttttgtgaaattataaatttagaAGTAAACACATTTAAGATATTGTGTTGGTGGTATTGCATTTAAATAACAAAACGTGAAAAAACGATAATTGCATCCCTATAATGCGGGCTGTCAAACCACCTAGTTTGAATTGAAAGGattctttatcttttacattttgttAATTCAAAGTAATATTTCACATATATCATCATTACacaatttgaaaaataataaaactaatatataagaAAGAATGTTGTTTCCTGGTGTTACACGTACACAAGTAGCTAGGAACACCTAGTTTCACAAATTTAGCTAGATGATGTATTTGGGTTTAGTCGTTTAACCAAGTCCAAATCCACATCGAATAATCTATCGTCTTTCTTCTCAGTTATCTTCAATCTAAATCCCAAGTCTGAAATCAACATGACAAGTTTTTCATCTTGGTTATGTACATTGTTTAGCACTGGAATTTTGAGACAAATATTGTATAGGGTGGGTGGATCACTGTGGATGAGATCTTATGTTCCTGCCCAGATCCTTGATGCACTAaagacttttaatttttataaatttttttatttttttcatcaatAGCCCCCAACGAACCGAACTTTCGAGAGAGTGATTCATGGGACGAAAATATACTAATATAGTAtacattttctttgaaaaaagcTATGAAAGATGTTGGATGCATTGATAGTACTATTATGGCAAGTTTCAAATTATTAAGTAAGTAATTACTTAGTGCCGttttccgcgggttttgagccccaatacctcgacggtgtatgggggggttaagatgtaggcagaccttacctctacctaagtagagaggctgcttccagtttctacctaaatgatagaaaagaccctccaacctttgcatgggatgaggatcgaacccatgacctctgtctccaaaggCAAGGATGTTTActactgatccaaccatgctacTATTATGGCAAGTTTCAATCACTTAGCTTATTCCCATTTAGCTAGCTTTTGTTGGGTGACAcgattttgagataaaaaaaaataacccatTCATAATAAGTAAACGGGTTGATATTGcattctcttaaaaaaaaaaaaaactaatctaaGGATGTTTTGCTATCTAAGTATATGAACTAGTATTTTAATGAGTGTTTCTAACCTGGATTCTTCCATTAGAAGAACAAGCAAAGAGCATTTCTATCAGGATCTGATGATGTACCATTTCCCTAATAGCTTTAGGATAATAATCTCTCTTCTACCCTATGGTTGCTCCTAAGAGGCTCCGGACATAGCCTCTGGATTGATCCATAAAGCCTCCTGATATAGCCTCTAGACCCTCCTCCATTGAGGCTCCTGTTGTAGCCTCCGGACCTAAGCTGCGGAGGCTCCTGAAACCTTCAGACCTGAACATGACCTCATATATGTTAAGTCATGGGCTTGATTTAGGCCCAAGCATGTAAAGTTCATGACTCAAATCCTAAAACCCTAGCAAcatctctataaatagaggatcAAGGCACCAACCAAGggactctctctctctctctctcttacacACTCCTTAGCCTACTTCGGCTTGTGGCGTCACATTTTGTGGCCACCAATAGGGACCGCCACCCGAAGTAGCAACAATCTAATCTCCCCTATTACACCTTATAGATCAAGGATTAACTCCCTAGTACTTAAGGATAAATGCTATACCTAAACGGGTGTAGACTTATGCTTAAACAGAGGCCAGGGATGTGATTTTGGCATTCTTGATGGAAGCAACTCGCGTTAACCTCTTTTTCAACCACACATCAATTATCCCATTTTTTGTGGGTCCAAAAATAAAGTCATTACTACAGCCAAGAACTGTATATCGACCCTGTATGTAATGATACTAtacctacaaaaaaaatggaCTTTTAATGGAAACTGAATCAATTTAACACTGTTGGTAACTAAAAGATTTGTGCTCCTATTATTACCTTTCCTGCTGTTCCGTCTATAGATGTGCCGCGTACAAATAAAAGATTGTCTTGAATATATATCGAATTTATTGATCATTCACCCAACACTTTTCTTGATCCCGAGTAGAATGTCGTGGATGCATATTTTCGCAAATTGATTTCCTGCAATGTTTTCACAGCATCACGAGAATATGTCAAAATTGTTTCTAAAACCATCTATCATATTCAGCTTTAAGAAAGGTGCCAATTCCCAACTATTTACTGTGATCAAATAatgtactaaaaaaaaaaggtcaattCTGTGGAAAATGTTCTAGAATGTTTTTTAACACATAAAACCTCCTTATCAATTTATTCAATGTGCTGTATTAAGATTAGAGTAATATAACTACCATAAAGATACCTATAATACTACATTTCATAGGACAGCAACTGTTTCAGGTCAAGCTGCTGACCCGGTGCATATTGACCTGAGTCAAGTGACAATTTTGCACTGCTATGTATATACCACTCACCTGCATACTGAAACCACTGCATCCACAATATTTCTTAAACGGTTTATTTGATGTTGACATTCTTGAATACTCCAGACCACCCATAAACCTATGAAAATGCAAAGATTAGTCGGCACTTTCATATTTCATTTTTGTTGCTTTGAGTTTCTTCACGTTTGACTAGAGTTCTAACCTTAACTCCCGCACCTTCAGCGAAAAAATATGCATAATTTGCATCAGCTGTCAACCCATGGACTGCCTCTTTAACAGCATGAACTTGAATACAGTGAATTTCTTCCGGTTTGATTAACCATATCTGTTGAATTATAGCagaataatattattattttttggtaaGCAATAGAAGAAgtgtattaatttaatttgattatcAAGTACATGAATCGACAAtgaattttttatttgctttcTACTGGAGCATGTTTGTTAGATATAGGGAAACGAACGGGTCGGGCATCAAAATTGGTTTTGTGTTCATACGGGCTATTATATTTAGTATGGGTTGGGTTAACTACTTAACCACATACATTCAGTCCATTTATCTAATGGAAAAGCTAATGCTGTTTTAATTAAGATTACAAAAACTATGATATTTAATGTTTCTCTAAATTTTCCAAAAATGGTATACAAGTATGTAACCATTAGCAGTAGACTTTCGCAACTTTCAACTGTTTTGACCTGTTCACGAACTGAAACTTTTGATTTGACCCAATTGACTCATTAGGGATAGACCATAACACAGGTTCACACTTCACAGTTCtcattcaaaataaataagttGAAATTGCTGCATCTGGTATCTGTACCTACAATGAAGTAAATGGTCTTATAAAAAGAAACAATGGGCATACCCGAATAGTCTTGTCTAAAGAACCACTGTAAAGCTTATCACTTGAAGGTGAAACATAGAGACAAGTAACAGCCTTTGCAAGTTCATGAACCTCCTGCTGTAATGTCATTTTACCCGTGGCCCATACCTATATATAGAATTTGACTGTCAAATATTCACAACCACAAAAGACTAATTCAAAAAGATGGAAGCAGAAAGGTAAATTTATACATCAACAGAAGAGAAAGCTAATTATTAGTTGTAATATTGACTTTTGTAAGATCACCTTAATGGTTCCATCAGAATGGCTGCTTATCAAAGTTTAAACATGGGCAGGCTTACTggttagcatatctgaaccaaAAAACTTAATATCCAAATTTTTGTAACTTGTGTTAGAAATAACTAGCGTgctaaatatgattacaaaagttCTATAATGTCaataataagtttttatgattaaaaagtttagcaggttttatgcattaaaaatacactttgaGTAATTTCGATCCATTTGACCTGAATCCactcattcataagtaaattgGAGAAAACTGGATTGTACAGCGATGTTGGCAGAGACTGGTTTTACCTGGATCGCTAATGAAGCTTATCAGAGCAACAGTCGCCCAAATCTTTTACTCAAGATTTTTAGATGATTGTAGAATGTATATGAACTGATCAAGCAAAGCCTTAATAGCAACTTTTCTAACACCTGTGTTCGGTAAATTGTACGAGCCATGTGGCAGTGGCAAGACACTGCTTTGTCATATCTCATATCTATGGAGTTGCTCTTAAAACATTCTTCAAAACCATTGAAAATATGACC
The Erigeron canadensis isolate Cc75 chromosome 2, C_canadensis_v1, whole genome shotgun sequence DNA segment above includes these coding regions:
- the LOC122586988 gene encoding putative disease resistance RPP13-like protein 1 is translated as MVHHQILIEMLFACSSNGRIQKLGDEALKQIVRAQGIQSEIKNLGKKLSKIQDLLNDAAEKETADKDVRQWLNSLKHLAYDIDDLLDGLATDAMHHELTDHHDSSGATTSKVITKFIPTCCTNLKLSSKLHHKLDIIASKLQDLEKEKQSLGLIKKDEMPKYETSRRNETSLPDSSEIIGRKGEKVELLHKLLGDEPCKENFSVIPIVGMGGVGKTTLARSLYNETKVKDHFKLHAWVCVSDDFDVFKITETIFRAMASKNKEFKDLNEVQIALSDQLKEKRFLVVLDDIWSEKYVDWENLVKPFHSGAPGSKVIMTTRKEGLLKQIGFDHLNKLGSLSHDDAMSLLARHALDVDNFDSHTDLKPHGEVIVKNCGHLPLALKVVGRLLKRNISEQYWQHMLKSKIWQIHDNIVPALRLSYLELSACLKQLFAYCSFFPKDFLFDKKELVLLWVAEGFIKKSGGSELTEESVGYEYFEELLSRSFFQHAPNDESLFVMHDLLNDLATFIAEDFFLRFDDGKTKTLAKYRHMSFIREKFVGYQKFEAFKSAKNLRTFLAVSIGVKETSDCFYLSNMILVDLLPVLPLLRVLSLNGFQISEVPECVGRLKHLRYLNLSQTNIKELPENVGNLYNLQSLIVFGCHKLCKLPKSFSKLKILRHLDIRDTPLLNQMPFGIGELNSLQTLSKIVMEGNDGFTITELKELKNLEGKICIEGLEKVQDSRHARDASLSTKRLTELMLVWNDVSDDSRNEAFENEVLYELKPCNDALKKFKILSYPGTKFPNWVGDPSFHKLVRVVIGDCKNCKSLPALGKLQSLKELAIQGMKEVKVIGSEFLGTSGVAFPSLEILAFKDMPCWGVWSTYNGIADEVLPCLQHICIIGCPELVDISLEALPSLRTLMIYDCGDVVLRSMVRVASSVTMLSIKNIAGLSDEVWRGVIKNLRAIDHLWVESCNEIRYMWESEEEASKDLLNLRHLKVKGCSEFVRLGEKEEEDSRSNLLTSLRILELENCDNLKECSCPGSIETLKIVECSSITRVSFPTGGGMEKLKVLRIIDCNELLGWGENTNNKSMVEFVRITGWPNLKSMNRLLNSNHLTSLFILDCENMESFPDLELPNLTSLTTLCIAHCSSIDGCFPRGHWPPKLTILSIGGLKKPISEWGPQNFPTSLVKLTLFWGENDYEFQWDLNTLPPSDI